The DNA window TCAACTGCGGTAGTCCGCGTTGATGGACACGTAGTCGCGGGTCAGGTCCGAGGCCAGCACCTCGAAAAAGCCGTCGCCCGCGCCCAGGTCGATGAGGATGGGCACTTCGGGCTCCTTCATCACCGGGCCGAGCAGCGCGTCCAGGTCGCCGGATTCGGGCCGGCCCTGGGCAAAGACGAGCACCTCGCCGAAGCGCAGGGTCAGGCGTTCGGGATCGAAGCTCGCCCCGCTGCGTCCCGCCGCGCAGACCACCCGGCCCCAGTTGGCGTCCTCGCCGAAAAGCGCCGTCTTGACCAGGGGCGACGTGCCCACGGCGCGGGCCACCAGCTCGGCGTCCGCGTCGCTTTTCGCTCCGGAAACCTGAATGCGGGCGACCTTGGTGCCGCCCTCGGCGTCCTCCACCAGCATGTAGGCGAGGTCGAAGAGCGCGTCGCGTACGGCCAGCGCCAGCAGCTCGCGGTCCGCGGCGCTCTCGGCCCGGACCCCGGAAGCGCCGTTGGCCAGGGCCAGGGCCGTGTCGTTGGTGCTGGTGTCGCCGTCCACGATGACGGCGTTGAAGGAACGGTCCGCCTCGCGGGAAAGCAGACCCTGCCACCACTGCGGGTCCACCTCGGCGTCGCAGAGCACGAAGGCGAGCATGGTGGCCATGTTCGGGCCGATCATGCCCGCGCCCTTGGCCATGCCCAGCAGGCGCACTTCGCCGCCGGAGAGCGTCACGCTGGCGCTGGTCAGCTTGTGGCGGGTGTCCGTGGTCATCATGGCCTTGGCCACGTCCTCCGGTCCGGCCTGGCCCAGGGACTCGCCGAGCAGGGGCAGGGCCGCTTCCCAGAGGTCCAGCTTGAGGCGCGGGCCGATCACGCCCGTGGACGAAGGCAGCACGTCGCGCGGTTCCACCCCGGCGAGCCTGCCGATCATGGCGCGGGCGGCTTCGCAGTCCTCCCGGCCCAGCGTGCCGGTGCAGGCGTTGGCCTGGCCGGAGTTGACCACCAGGGCGCGGGCATGGGGACGGGCCGCCAGGGCCTCGCGGCAGGCGGTCACGGGGGCGGCCTGGAAAAGATTGGTTGTGAACACGCCTGCGCAGACGGCCTCGGTCTCGCTGACGATCAGGCCCAGGTCGGGACGGGCTTTTTTCTTGAATCCCGCGGCGGCAACGGCATACGCATAGCCCTTGGGCAGATGGATCATCGGGGAAGTCCTCCGGGAATGATTGATTTCAGTGGGTCTACATATCCCTTTCCGCAACGCATTACAAAACGGAAAATCCGTCCTTCGCGACCGGCCGAAGCAAGGGGCCGATGCAAGGGGCCGGAACGCGCCGAAAAAGCGGACCGCCTCCCGCTGGGGCGATCCGCTTCCGGCTGCGAAGCGTGACGGATTGAAAACGGATGCGAGCGCGCTAGAACAGGCGCGGCTCGGCGGCAGGGGCAGCGCTTCCCGAGGCAAACCCCGCGTCGAGGCGCTTTTCCGCGCCGTCCACGCCGAGCAGGAAGAACAAGGCGGCCAGCAGCGCAAGGGAACCGAAGAACCAGAAGCGCAGCGAGCTTTTCGGAACGGCGCGGCGCAGGTCCACGCCCTCACCGCGCACTTCGGCCCGGTTCCGGCCCTGCGCGGGCCAGTCCGCGAACCGCTCCGCCGCCTCCGCTGCGGCGCTCGGCGTGAAGGCCTTGCCGTTGGCGGAACGAAGCACGCACTGGGGACAGGCAAAAGGCTGCGGACATGCGGACATGGAATACCTCCAACAAGGGGTGTTCTGGTTGATATTCGTGTCCAAGTATCCTGTTCCGCCCCTTGCTGCGTGACGCCGTGGTGAATTTCCCGTGTCCGATC is part of the Paucidesulfovibrio longus DSM 6739 genome and encodes:
- the argJ gene encoding bifunctional glutamate N-acetyltransferase/amino-acid acetyltransferase ArgJ, whose product is MIHLPKGYAYAVAAAGFKKKARPDLGLIVSETEAVCAGVFTTNLFQAAPVTACREALAARPHARALVVNSGQANACTGTLGREDCEAARAMIGRLAGVEPRDVLPSSTGVIGPRLKLDLWEAALPLLGESLGQAGPEDVAKAMMTTDTRHKLTSASVTLSGGEVRLLGMAKGAGMIGPNMATMLAFVLCDAEVDPQWWQGLLSREADRSFNAVIVDGDTSTNDTALALANGASGVRAESAADRELLALAVRDALFDLAYMLVEDAEGGTKVARIQVSGAKSDADAELVARAVGTSPLVKTALFGEDANWGRVVCAAGRSGASFDPERLTLRFGEVLVFAQGRPESGDLDALLGPVMKEPEVPILIDLGAGDGFFEVLASDLTRDYVSINADYRS